The genomic stretch TGCATCTCCACCTCGAGAGTAAAGGATGTGCAGGCTATTGCATAAATTCCACTGCCGAAGAAATTCCCCTGATTCCCATCTTGCTTACCGGCGTAATGATGAAAAGATTATTGGGAGATCGAGGTTCAAAAACATTACCGGCTTTGATCGTTTTTTTATCCGCCGAGACCTCGAAATAATCGAAGTTCGGAGTCAGCGAAGTAAAATACAACACCATTTGACCTTCCTTTTTTCTTTCAACAGTCATGTTGACATTGTCGAGTGTCCAATTGAAATCAGTGTGCTTATGAGTCACATACTTGACTCCGCCCGGCGAGAACTTGTAGATTTTATCAAATCCTCCCTCCGAAATCGGAGAGAGATCATCTTCCCAGACAAGATGGGTCTGGTAGAGAGTCTTCCAGGGTATTGACCCGCCGCGAGGGCTTTTGGAGAGAATATCGTTCATTCGCCACATATAAATGTATTTAAACCTTGGCAGAACCGTATCCCGGAGAGAGGCAATATCGGTTGATTCACTCAAAGGAGAGACCGGATAGATTTCCCGAATCCGGTTTTCCGCGGCCACAGTGTGCAGATCCAGGGCAGATTGTGGAATGTTGTCCCTGAGATAGCATGCTGCACGGTTATATGCATCAAATACCACCCATTTTTGCAAATATTTCATATATGTTTCACATACATCATGGGTCAAAAGGCTGCCGTTGGCATCAAATGTATGCATGCTCACAATGCGGGAATTATATCCGCAGGCCAGGCTCAATTGACAGAGAAAGGCAGCATATACCTCACTCGTCCCCCCGATTCCCTTGGACCGCCTGTTCTCTGTGATGAGGAAAGCGGAAGGCCCGGCTGCCGCATTGTTTGCCTTAAGTGTACCACCTTCCAGAAAAGAGAAGGCATACCGTGTGAGCGAATTCATCTTGTCCATTTCGCTTAAGTTGGCAGTAAGTACACGATCCAGACTGTGAAGCTTATAGAGGCTTTTGAGAGAGGCGATGTCGTTCTCATAATCGAAGGGATATGACGGGAATTCCCAGCTATAATTTTCAAAAAGGGCTACACTGATCTTCGGTAAATCTTTCAAATTGATGACATCAGCGACAACGTCTATATTGGGAGTAGGGGTGGGAAGAGGAACCTTGATTATGCCGAAATCAGTAAGCTTCCCCTTTCGTGAGCTCTCGATTCTGCTCCCCTTATTAAAAGGATCTGATTCACCGGTCATGAACGAAGGTTCTTTTCTGATCGGCCCGGGGTCCCCGCTCGTTCGAAGAACGTGCGGGGTGATAGTTGAAACACTTTTCCCCAGCGCAGCGTGAGAAACTGACGGCTCCCGATCGTTTTCTTTGGCGGTACATCCCCATACTGCAACGGCAAGAAACAAAATGAAAAGCAGCCGGGGTCCCCGCTCGTACGCAGTACGTGCGGGGTGATACGAGACCTTTTTCACTCTCTTCTCCTTGATACGAAAAAAAAATAACCAAAATAATCCTTTAATGAATCAGAAATATCTCTCATTGTCAATTCAAATTTACATAATAGATGCCGAAACAAGTTCGGCATGACACATGTCATCCTGAACTCGTTGCCGTTTCTCGGGAACGATAAAACCGTTTCAGGATCTAAACACTCAAACCAAACGGAATCACTGTGCATCCCGCTCATTTTCAAAACAGAATATCGCTCTGAACTGTACATTCCTGCACAGTCTGCATGAGATCAGAATGAATGAACCGGTATCTGCATGACACCGGACCCCAGACAAGGAGCATGACCGCAGTTTCTCCCCTGCCCCACACCGGCATGGTATAACTCCGTCCGGGAACGTTTTCTTCAGAGATATACAACCGTGAGTCGTAATCCGGGATGGAAAATAGTCCCGCAGAACATCTGAGGTTCCAGGAACGTTTTCCTCGAAAGGTGAGAGCTGTACTAAAAAACGGCCCCCCTTTCCCTTCACTTTCAGACCAGACGGTTATAGTTTTCCATCCTAGAGGAGAAGAACGATTCGGTTTTTTCTCGAAACAAAAGCGATAATTCTTCCTCTCCTTATTTGTTTCGTTATCCTGGACTGATCGTACTGTGATAACTCCTGTACAACTGTTTCGAAAATATTTATACAGAGAAAAGCAGGCTCGCATACGAGTATCCGGCAAATCACGGGAGTATGTGCGACTCATCAGGCGAGCCATATCCAATGATGCGGAAAATTTCAATGACAGGGGTAATTCGATTTCAGCCGATGAATACAGCCCGCGTTCATTAGCTGTATAGCCGAAGGATGAAAATCCACCTGCATGACGGGACCAGTAATCGGGGCTGTAGTCACGATATAGCAGACTTGCGCCAGCTTTTTTCTTCCTTATCTCTATCCCTCCGACAGTTGCTCCTCCGGCATTTTGAAGCTCGGCATGTTCAAAAAAAACGACTACAGGCTTGAGCTGCAGGTTCCCGGCAAACCCGGTATGAACGAAAGTGTCTCCCGAAGGATTGTTTACATACCGCTCGCCGGGTCTTTGCGCAAGCGAAGGCGAATACCGGGAAATAGCTCCGGTCGCCGACAGCTCGCCTATTCTTCCCCACCTGAGCGATACATGACCTCCCTGGATAGTTTCTGCCAGGTTATCCCGCGGAAAACCAGCCTTATGGATTCCTGAATCACCAATCATTGTGGCTTTTCCATTTTCATCTATTGTGGCATCGAGGCGCCGCACCGATGAGAAAACCTGGAAGGAAGCCGGTCCTCTTGCGGTTTTCCCAAGGAAACCGCGCAGAAACAATGTTTCTTCAAACGAAGTGTTGCCGGAAATTTCAGCATCGCGAGAGAATACATCCACCCCGTTCGCATAGGAGCGCCCATACCTTGAAAAAATCAATCCCTGTGCATATCCGGGGCGGAAATCTCCCAGGATGATCTGGCTCCGCCCCTGATCAAGGGACAATGCTGCATAAGACGAATAGGAATCAAGCGCTCTCGGCTCAGAGGCGTCACGTTCGGCCAGGAGCGAAAAAATAATATTTTTTTCCTGAATTGCGGCAGCCTTGAAATAGTATTTCCCCTGGGCTTTAGGGGTAGGCTGCTGAAGAATATAGCCGGTTCGACACACTCCATGTACCGTCTCAGGCTTAAGCATGGCATATCGCGTTTGGATATACCATAGGATCGATGACTGAAAGGGGCTCAATAGCGGCAACTCCGCGTCAGGAATATCGGGGATAAAATAATCCGGCGCGCCTTTTGATTTCAGTGAATCCCTTAGACTTACAATCATTCCGGCGTCTGCGGGAGTGAAAAAAGGCAAAGAACTCCATTCGGATGCTGAGGCTCCGCGATAATCAAAATCGGGAGGTATATCGGTAAGAATGTCATCAAGGTTTATTTCCTCGTCAAGTAAACCCGAAGGCAAATCGGCGTAGGCGCGTGAGATTTCACTCACTGAAAGAACCATGGCAACGAGCATGATAAAAACTGAAAAATGGGTGCTTTTCATCTCTTTCTAAACTCACCCCTTGGTCCCATCTCTATTATAAAGAGGGGATAAATCGTTGCAGGCCATGTTATTCCCCCTCTATTAGAGAGGGGGTCAGGGGGGAGTTATTGCCCACGCTTCACTTGCGGGGCCCTGGTGTAAATCCCGTTCTGGATATGGGTGAATTCCACAGCGATATTGGTGTGACGCACGGGATCTATCGTTATCAACGAGGAGGAGCCTTGAAAGGATTTAACCGTTTCCATTGCCTTCAGCAGGGCTTCGGGATCTCGGGCGCCTCTTGAAAGAATGTCGGAAATGACTGCCCCGGCATCGTAGCCTTTCATGGCGATGACATCACGTTCATCACGGAAGGTGTCGCCTTTCAGAAATGAGGTTCCGGTCCCGCCGGAAAGCTCCCCCACCGGAGCCACCAGGTAGGCGCCTTCCACATATTGTTTTCCCTCTTCCGGAAGGGTAGGATCATTCCAGCCGGAATCTCCCAAAAGAACGGCATTAATATTGTATTCCATGATACGGCTGGCGATTTTTATGGCATCCGGCATGGTAGCGGAGATGAAGATAGCCTGGATGGTATCGACCGGAAGGAGTTTCTGCGAAGAATATATGCTTGAGTCTTTACCGGATGTATCGGGAAGGGCGACATTGCTCTCGCTAATTTTTACCGTGTCTGCAAATGTTTCCGCTTTTGGAGCATGATCGCGGATTTCCTGGATCAGCCGGGAAATGTCCTCCGACTCCGATTCAGGATTAAAGAAAGCAGTCCATACTACCTTCCCTTTCAGTTTTTCCATCTCACGGGTGAAAGAGCGCGCGGCCTCTTCGCCCCAGTTGTCTTTGCTTGCCACTACAACGGTGGTGGTTAAACCAAGGGTAGTTACCGTAAAGGCGGCAATTTTTTCGGCCTGCACTGCGGCAGTCAGGTTGAGCTGAAAGACATATTTCCCGATACGGGTTAATCCCGTGTCTGTAGCGGTGGGAGCGATGAACGGGATGCCGCTGTCATTGGATTCCACAGCCGCAGGTATGTTGGCGGCGCTGTATACCGGTCCGATTATGGCAATCACGCCATCGAGGACGAGCTTTCGGACCTTGAGGACTGAAGTCACCGCATCGGATTCGGTATCTTCCACGATAAGTTCGACTTTACGGCCACCAAAGCTGTCGCGAAGAGCAAGGCCGGCTTTAACTCCCTTGAGAAGCTGCATACCCGTTTCAGCATGAGGACCGGTCAAAGGACAGATACAGCCGATTTTCAGGGATGAGCTGTTTTCCCAGGCCTTTCGGGCTGGTTTTCCCGTTGATTCTGTAGAAGGCTCTTCAACTGCCGCCAGCAATGGAGAAGGAATGCCTTTTCCGGGAGACAGAGATTCGAGATCGTTTATCCCGATATGGTGTGCTGCAAGGGCAGCATTGAAAGATTCATTATCTACCAGGGGTTTAACCGAATAGCGGAGAGCTTTCAGACTGTGATCGCGAAGAATGCGATCTTTGGTGGTTCCGGCAAGAGATGCCAAAAGCTCCAGGGCATTTTTGGAATCCCCTTTCCGGAGTTTACAGGCCGCTTCCATGTAGAATGTCCATTCCCGGTAACGGGAGTGGGGGAAAACGGTGCGCAGCCTGACCGCAAGAGAATCCGCTTCTGTATACGCGCCAAGATTATAATAGGTTTTTGCCAGCATTACATATGCAGAGGTTTCTCGGGGCGAATTCTTGTAGATATCGAGAATCTCGCGGAAATCCAGACGTGCAGCTACAAACTTTCCCTGTTTATACAGGGCGATGCCGTGCTTAAACAGTGCTTCGGCGTCATTCGTCTGCGCCAGAATCATCTCTGTCCACAGAAAAAAAAGTGAGAGGGAAACAGTTCCGAATGCCAGGATGAATAGTTTTCTCTTGGACATGGGTAATATCACAGGTTGTAATTTCCGAAATCTTCAGGCTTAATGTTTCTGAGTCGTTTACGGAGGTCCATTTTTGCGAGGAAATCTTCTTCATTTTCTTCCTCCTGCATATCTTCATCGAACTCTCCGTCTTCGGGGCCTTCCTCATCAGTTGGCGAAAGTTCAACGAGTGAATCCTCCAGCTCCTCAGAAACATAGATAGGCGATTTCATCTTGAGAGCCATGGTAATAGAATCGGATGGCCGGGCGTCAATTTCGATAATCTCGTTTTCCGATGCCAGAATATAAAATTTTGCATAAAACGTATTTTTCTTGAGTGCGCTGACAACCACTTTCTGCAGGCGGGCATTGAAACCGTTCAGGATGGCTTTCAGGAGATCGTGAGTCAGCGGTCTCTTGTATGTCATGCCGGACAACTCCAGTGCGATCAAACCCGCCTCATTCGGTCCAATCCAAATTGGAAGAATACGTTCACCATCACGCTCTTTTAATAGTACCACCGGCGCGTTGGAGATGGTATCAAACGCTAGTCCGGAGACATATACCTCAATCATGCGATGCGTTCCGTTTAGGGGGGATATTTTTACCGTTATTCTTTAACCACCCACACTTTGATCAGAGCTTCTATTCCCGGCGCGAGACTGATTCCGACCTCATACACCCCGAGCTCCTTGATCGGCTCATCGAGAATTATCTTACGATGATTGATATCGTATCCTTTTTCCTTGAGAAGATCGGAAATATTCTGCTGAGTGACCGATCCGAAAAGCCTTCCATCCTCGCTGACCTTGACTGTGGTGGTAAGAGAAACCTTCTCCAGCTCAGCTTTTTTCTTTTCGGCTTCCACAAACTGAAGCTCCACCTTTTTCATCTTCTGATGTTTCTCAAAATCGAATATTTTGATGTTACTGTTTGTCGCCATATATGCCAGTCCGCGCGGAATGAGATAATTCCGGGCAAATCCGGGTTTAACCTCGATAATTTCACCAGCAGTGCCTGTTCCTTTAACATTCTCTCGCAGAATTAGTTTCATTGTGGTTTTCCTTCTTCTCTGCCTCCCGTATGGGGTGATGACAGTGCAAATCGTAAATGATACCAGTTGTCAATAACTCCGACTATGATTAAAAACACTCCGGAAAAAGCAAGCGTTATGAAAAAAATCAGCCAGAACAGAATCCTGGGGAGTCTCCCCATGGAAGTACGGTTCATATAATAGGAGACTATGGCCATACCCTGGATCCCGTAAAATCCGGCTGTGACAGCGAAAACATTGAGCGCAATAACAAAGGTCGGCTCGTATTCACTGAGTACCAGCCCGAAGCCCACCAGGAAAAGCCAGATTGCATGAAAGGGAACGGAGAAAGTATCCAGGGGAGGAACCGGTTCCGGAACCTCTCTCGCTTTCTTCATCACCCAGCCGCTTAAAAGAAAAGACAGCCATGCCATTACCACAGAACTGAGAACGAGGATGGACAGCCCGACTTTAAAAATCCCTTTCATCATTACCAGGACGTTATCTGCCGCATTCTTTGCATTATCCGGGTTCATGAAGGCTTTGTACATCCCCAGGGCTTCCTGCTTGATGCTTTCAAGAGTCTCCGGGGAAACTCCGCCGATTACCAGTGGCAGTCCCACTGCCAGAGCAAGGATAACACCAGGAAAAGATGCGGCGGCCAGGCGCCAGGTAAACCTGCTCTTGAACCAGCCGGGTTCGCCGATAATGATTCCTGTGAATGCTGTTTTAAGGAATATTCCGGGAGTAAGCGTCAGATCGGGAATCAGGAGCGCACAGGAAGCTACAGTACCGGCGACCGTATATATACCCCCGTTTATCCATCCGTATTTCCGCGCCACAACTGCCGCCAGCACAATAAACGGTATCTCCGCCGGCCCGATGGTCAGTTGACTCAGCAAATACCGGGATGCATCCATGCTCCCCATAAGCAGGGTAAAGATCAGTCCCGCTAATAATCCTGCTCCCGGAATGAGTATCCACAGGTGATTTCGGGGCGAAAATTCCATGCTTCCCGTCTCAATAGCGCCGGCTGGAAAGATGCCGAAACAAGTTCGGCATGACGTCATCCTGAACTCGTTTCAGGATCTACTTCACAGTCTCAGAAGTAAATGGGAGGATACCCATATAACGGGCGCGTTTAATGGCGACAGTCAGCTTTCGCTGATGCTTCGCACAGTTGCCGGACATGCGGCGGGGGATGATTTTTCCGCGCTCATTAGTGTAGTTTCTCAGCTTCTTCTCATTTTTATAATTAAAATCGTAGTCCTTGTTCTCACAGAACTTACAAATCTTGATTTTTCCTCTTCTATCGTTCAGCACTATTCCTTCTCCTTCTCTTCTTCAGTTTCATCATCTTCCACCGGCAGAGCGGTATCTGTTTCTTCTTCCAGGTACTCTTCGGATTCTTCATCTTCTACGGATAAATCCGGTTCTTCAAGATCGGTCTCCGGTTCATTCTTCACCGTATGCGCGGAAGAGATTTCCATTCCGGCGCCTTCATCGCGTATATACTCGGGATGTTTTCCCTCGTATATGAGCGTCATGAACCTAAGTATATTTTCATGCAGTCTGAGGTCACGCTCGAATGCTGCAATCATCGAAGGCTCTGCATGATAATAGAAGATGACATAATACCCGTGGGTTCGTTTCTTCATCTCATAGGCCATAGTACGCTGTCCCCAGCGGACAATCTGATCGATTTCGGCGCCGAGTTTTTGAAGAATACC from Candidatus Latescibacter sp. encodes the following:
- a CDS encoding DUF2232 domain-containing protein; its protein translation is MEFSPRNHLWILIPGAGLLAGLIFTLLMGSMDASRYLLSQLTIGPAEIPFIVLAAVVARKYGWINGGIYTVAGTVASCALLIPDLTLTPGIFLKTAFTGIIIGEPGWFKSRFTWRLAAASFPGVILALAVGLPLVIGGVSPETLESIKQEALGMYKAFMNPDNAKNAADNVLVMMKGIFKVGLSILVLSSVVMAWLSFLLSGWVMKKAREVPEPVPPLDTFSVPFHAIWLFLVGFGLVLSEYEPTFVIALNVFAVTAGFYGIQGMAIVSYYMNRTSMGRLPRILFWLIFFITLAFSGVFLIIVGVIDNWYHLRFALSSPHTGGREEGKPQ
- the rpsF gene encoding 30S ribosomal protein S6; amino-acid sequence: MRKYDTTFIIDGTIQEAAREAIIERFTGILQKLGAEIDQIVRWGQRTMAYEMKKRTHGYYVIFYYHAEPSMIAAFERDLRLHENILRFMTLIYEGKHPEYIRDEGAGMEISSAHTVKNEPETDLEEPDLSVEDEESEEYLEEETDTALPVEDDETEEEKEKE
- the rplI gene encoding 50S ribosomal protein L9, translating into MKLILRENVKGTGTAGEIIEVKPGFARNYLIPRGLAYMATNSNIKIFDFEKHQKMKKVELQFVEAEKKKAELEKVSLTTTVKVSEDGRLFGSVTQQNISDLLKEKGYDINHRKIILDEPIKELGVYEVGISLAPGIEALIKVWVVKE
- a CDS encoding bifunctional nuclease family protein, whose product is MIEVYVSGLAFDTISNAPVVLLKERDGERILPIWIGPNEAGLIALELSGMTYKRPLTHDLLKAILNGFNARLQKVVVSALKKNTFYAKFYILASENEIIEIDARPSDSITMALKMKSPIYVSEELEDSLVELSPTDEEGPEDGEFDEDMQEEENEEDFLAKMDLRKRLRNIKPEDFGNYNL
- a CDS encoding penicillin-binding protein activator; amino-acid sequence: MSKRKLFILAFGTVSLSLFFLWTEMILAQTNDAEALFKHGIALYKQGKFVAARLDFREILDIYKNSPRETSAYVMLAKTYYNLGAYTEADSLAVRLRTVFPHSRYREWTFYMEAACKLRKGDSKNALELLASLAGTTKDRILRDHSLKALRYSVKPLVDNESFNAALAAHHIGINDLESLSPGKGIPSPLLAAVEEPSTESTGKPARKAWENSSSLKIGCICPLTGPHAETGMQLLKGVKAGLALRDSFGGRKVELIVEDTESDAVTSVLKVRKLVLDGVIAIIGPVYSAANIPAAVESNDSGIPFIAPTATDTGLTRIGKYVFQLNLTAAVQAEKIAAFTVTTLGLTTTVVVASKDNWGEEAARSFTREMEKLKGKVVWTAFFNPESESEDISRLIQEIRDHAPKAETFADTVKISESNVALPDTSGKDSSIYSSQKLLPVDTIQAIFISATMPDAIKIASRIMEYNINAVLLGDSGWNDPTLPEEGKQYVEGAYLVAPVGELSGGTGTSFLKGDTFRDERDVIAMKGYDAGAVISDILSRGARDPEALLKAMETVKSFQGSSSLITIDPVRHTNIAVEFTHIQNGIYTRAPQVKRGQ
- the rpsR gene encoding 30S ribosomal protein S18, with amino-acid sequence MVLNDRRGKIKICKFCENKDYDFNYKNEKKLRNYTNERGKIIPRRMSGNCAKHQRKLTVAIKRARYMGILPFTSETVK